The window CCTGGGCCGCGAGCCAGGTCTGTCCGGGCGCGATCAGCTCGACCAGCACGGCGCGCGTCTCGTCGTCCTTCACGACCGTGCCGAGCGGCACGCGGATCAGCACGTCCTCGCCGCCGCGGCCGTCCTTGCGCCCGCCCGAGCCGTGCTTGCCGCGGTCGGCCCGGTAGAACTTGCGCCCGTGGGTGTCGAGGAGCGTGGCCAGCGAGCTGTCAGCCACCAGGCTCACCGAGCCGCCGCGGCCCCCGGTTCCGCCGTCGGGTCCGCCGCGCGGCACGTACTTCTCACGCCAGAACGAGCAGCAGCCGCGCCCGCCGTCGCCGCTCTTCACGTGAATGCGGCACTCGTCGATGAAGTCCGGGGACGACATGACCGCCGATGATAGCCCCCCGGAGGGCGGGGAGTTCGCTCCGAAGCCTTAGATGTCGACTACGGAAGCGAGCTTTTGGTTGCGTCTGTCCGAGAACTTCACGATGCCGTCGCGAAGCGCGAAGAGCGTGAAATCGCGGCCCATTCCCACGCCGCGGCCCGGATGGATGACCGAGCCGACCTGGCGCACGATGATTCCGCCGGCGCGGATCGGCTGGCCCGCGTAGACCTTGGTGCCGCGGCGCTGCGAGTTGCTGTCGCGCCCGTTCTGCGTGCTGCCCTGACCCTTCTTGTGCGCCATTTCTAGACCTCGATCGAGTCGATCTTCACGCGCGTGAAGTGCTGGCGGTGCCCCTTGGTCAGGCGATAGCGCTTGCGCCGCTTGAACTTGAAGATGCGCAGCTTCGGGCCCTTGGCATCGCCCTGGATGGTCGCGACGACCTTCGCTCCGGCGACCAGCGGCCGTCCGACGGTGATCTGCTCGCCCCCGATCATCAGGACCTCGGCGAGCTCGACGCGCTGGCCCGGCTCGCCTTCGATCAGGTCCAGATCGACCAGATCGCCGGGCTGGACCCGGACCTGCTTTCCGCCTGTTCTCACGACCGCGTACATGGGGTGCCGCACTTTACCTGTTTCCCGGGGAGGGTCAACCAGCCGGGGCGCTCGCGAGATGGTGTCACGTGCCGGGCGGCGGCCGCAATTGCTCGAACCAGTCGAGG is drawn from Deltaproteobacteria bacterium and contains these coding sequences:
- a CDS encoding 50S ribosomal protein L27; this translates as MAHKKGQGSTQNGRDSNSQRRGTKVYAGQPIRAGGIIVRQVGSVIHPGRGVGMGRDFTLFALRDGIVKFSDRRNQKLASVVDI
- the rplU gene encoding 50S ribosomal protein L21, with amino-acid sequence MYAVVRTGGKQVRVQPGDLVDLDLIEGEPGQRVELAEVLMIGGEQITVGRPLVAGAKVVATIQGDAKGPKLRIFKFKRRKRYRLTKGHRQHFTRVKIDSIEV